A window from Drosophila kikkawai strain 14028-0561.14 chromosome 2L, DkikHiC1v2, whole genome shotgun sequence encodes these proteins:
- the dac gene encoding uncharacterized protein dac isoform X2, with translation MDCVTSEQSEKNNNKPSAINNNNIGIGIGIRSLEELTSGSMNTTAMLMHHQQQQQAAAAAAAAAAAAQQQQQAQQAQHNGRDGSNSSRGANDDRPNGRSSHTGRGSSCSPASSPSRHPSAVSPVSSLNHSMMQQMQQQQQQQAQQQAQQQQHHQLSPPPHGLSSGNGLPAGLPPRMPHGLPPHSLGLLNSLQMMHHASPLELMAAAHHHVPPRSYNSPPPISTSDPSANECKLVEYRGQKVAAFIISNETMLCLPQAFELFLKHLVGGLHTVYTKLKRLDIVPLVCNVEQVRILRGLGAIQPGVNRCKLLSCKDFDVLYRDCTTARCLSIKPPESSRPGRPPKRGPVGLSLPPTHLSQHPQLKKHRLDNGDYAYENGHISDMNRLEKSPLLANGYNPPPINHMAFMQMNAHHPGAAALMSPGMPPHGLHARPESQMLKAAAQNAGMSAANMDALARSGIWENCRAAYEDIVKHLERLREERTDERQQVMGVGSGVVDRVGNVMVGDIKPRDLSSRNCSPTRQSPVLNLSKSGGNTDHGGSNCDAGSERSDCHSVAGSPGRGGSRSLDEGSRSGGVGGVSSHVGSGGIIGVEDDEEEEENLSDENQSEVDERCLAKDEEDLSDTERDNLSTGSAAAAAAAAAAAAHQLHQHAASHHHQAVGLSHLGVGVVPQHQRGSPSSAEAAAAAALQHQRALNYSQLAAAAAAANGAAVGGGAVPNGPAGAGGGGALTPNEALMAANDAAALAGGLALGPLGIDAHAAVPASSTETLLRNIQSLLKVAADNARQQERQISYEKAELKMDVLREREVKDSLERQLVDERKLRVLYQKRFRRERKIRIRFQQQLGGGSGASKGSPNANGSGGGGSGSACSESEACGGGGSDSKCSTNNNNNNNNNNSNSSSHGGDVEAMKENDNGSEKSDKSLGSNSSCDVTAGHSAGSVSGSISAGANCPDSPTHFKREPHSDHEGSVERQHRSSAASLGAQDEEQRCGSRERDERPPSGSAAAAAAVSASASAAAVAAAAAAAEGSLAAAAAAAAAAAASNGKGPWSYPGIDLMATGAFWQNYSESLAQELEMERKTRAANAERDVKSPLSERPTAYYKNSVLFGSAN, from the exons ATGGATTGTGTGACAAGTGAACAGAGTGAAAAGAACAATAACAAGCCCAGCGCGatcaataacaacaatatCGGGATCGGTATCGGGATCAGGAGCCTAGAGGAGTTGACCAGTGGCAGTATGAACACCACGGCCATGTTGatgcaccaccagcagcagcagcaggcagccgccgcggcagctgcagcggccgcagcagcccaacagcagcagcaagctcAGCAGGCACAGCACAACGGACGCGACGGCAGCAACAGTTCCCGCGGCGCCAATGACGATCGCCCCAATGGCCGGAGCTCCCACACGGGCCGGGGATCCAGCTGCTCGCCGGCCAGCTCGCCAAGCCGTCATCCGAGCGCCGTCAGTCCCGTGAGCTCCCTCAATCACTCCATGATGcagcagatgcagcagcagcagcaacagcaggctcAGCAgcaggcccagcagcagcagcaccatcagcTCAGTCCTCCGCCGCATGGATTGTCCTCCGGTAATGGATTGCCGGCTGGACTGCCGCCGCGAATGCCCCACGGTCTGCCGCCCCATTCTCTGGGATTGCTCAACTCCCTGCAGATGATGCATCATGCCTCCCCGCTGGAACTGATGGCCGCCGCCCATCATCATGTGCCGCCAAGGTCGTACAACTCGCCGCCACCCATTTCCACCTCTGATCCCAGCGCCAACGAGTGCAAGCTGGTGGAGTATCGTGGCCAGAAGGTCGCTGCCTTCATTATCAGCAATGAGACAATGCTCTGCCTGCCGCAGGCCTTTGAGCTCTTCCTCAAGCACCTGGTTGGGGGCCTGCACACGGTATACACCAAGCTCAAGCGCCTGGACATTGTGCCGCTCGTGTGCAACGTGGAGCAGGTGCGAATCCTGCGCGGACTGGGTGCCATCCAGCCGGGCGTCAATCGCTGCAAGCTGCTCAGCTGCAAGGACTTTGATGTTCTCTACAGGGACTGCACCACAGCCAG ATGCCTATCGATCAAGCCACCAGAGAG TTCCAGACCGGGTAGACCGCCCAAAAGGGGACCCGTGGGGCTTTCCCTACCGCCCACTCACCTATCGCAGCATCCGCAACTGAAAAAGCATCGCCTGGACAACGGGGATTATGCCTATGAAAATGGGCACATCAGTG ATATGAACCGCTTGGAAAAGTCACCACTCCTGGCTAATGGCTACAATCCGCCGCCCATCAATCACATGGCCTTCATGCAGATGAACGCCCACCATCCTGGAGCGGCGGCTCTCATGTCGCCGGGCATGCCGCCCCATGGCCTACACGCCCGTCCCGAAAGCCAGATGCTAAAGGCCGCCGCCCAAAATGCGGGCATGTCAGCAGCAAACATGGATGCCTTGGCGCGTTCTGGGATCTGGGAGAATTGCCGGGCAGCCTACGAGGATATTGTCAAGCATCTGGAGAGGTTGAGGGAAGAGCGAACGGACGAGCGCCAGCAGGTGATGGGCGTTGGCTCCGGGGTGGTGGATCGAGTGGGAAATGTGATGGTCGGCGATATCAAGCCCAGGGATCTAAGCTCAAGGAATT GCTCCCCCACccgccagagtcctgtgctgAATCTTAGCAAATCCGGCGGAAATACTGATCATGGCGGCAGCAATTGTGATGCGGGTAGCGAGCGTAGCGACTGCCATTCGGTGGCGGGTTCTCCGGGTCGAGGAGGATCCCGTAGCCTGGACGAGGGCAGTCGCAGTGGGGGCGTTGGTGGTGTCTCCTCGCATGTGGGCAGCGGTGGAATTATCGGGGTGgaggatgatgaggaggaggaggagaaccTCAGCGACGAGAATCAATCCGAAGTGGATGAACGTTGCCTGGCCAAAGATGAAGAAG ATTTGAGTGACACGGAACGTGATAACCTGTCCACGGGTTCGgcggcagctgcagcggctgcggcagcggcggcggctcaccagctccaccagcacGCGGCCTCGCACCACCATCAGGCGGTGGGCCTGTCACACCTGGGCGTTGGAGTGGTGCCCCAGCATCAAAGGGGCTCGCCCTCATCGGCGGAGGCAGCGGCTGCCGCCGCTCTGCAGCACCAAAGAGCCTTGAACTACTCCCAATTGGCGgcagcggctgcggcggccAATGGAGCGGCTGTGGGTGGTGGTGCGGTGCCCAATGGACCGGCTGGtgccggcggcggtggtgctTTGACCCCTAACGAGGCGCTGATGGCGGCCAACGATGCGGCCGCCTTGGCCGGAGGTCTGGCCCTGGGTCCCCTGGGCATTGATGCCCATGCTGCTGTGCCCGCCAGCTCCACGGAAACGCTGCTCAGGAATATCCAGAGTCTGCTCAAGGTGGCGGCGGATAATGCCAGGCAGCAGGAGCGTCAAATTAGCTACGAGAAAG ctgAGCTCAAGATGGACGTTCTCCGAGAGCGAGAGGTCAAGGATTCTTTAGAGCGTCAACTTGTCGATGAACGTAAACTGAGAG ttCTCTACCAAAAGCGTTTCCGACGCGAACGTAAGATACGCATTCGCTTTCAGCAGCAActtggcggcggcagcggtgcCTCCAAGGGCAGCCCCAATGCCAATGGtagcggtggcggtggctctGGATCCGCTTGCAGCGAATCCGAGGCTTGTGGGGGCGGTGGCTCTGATTCCAAATgcagcaccaacaacaacaataataataacaataacaatagcaacagcagcagccacggCGGTGATGTAGAGGCGATGAAAG AAAACGACAACGGCAGCGAAAAGTCAGACAAATCCCTGGGCTCCAATTCCTCCTGTGATGTTACCGCCGGACACTCGGCCGGTTCCGTTTCCGGTTCAATTTCCGCGGGTGCCAACTGCCCGGACTCGCCCACCCACTTCAAGCGGGAGCCACACTCCGATCACGAGGGCTCTGTGGAGCGTCAGCATCGCTCTTCGGCCGCCTCCCTGGGTGCCCAGGATGAGGAGCAACGTTGTGGCAGTCGCGAGCGAGACGAACGGCCGCCAAGCGGTtcagccgccgccgctgccgcagtttctgcatccgcatccgcagcAGCCGtggcagccgcagcagctgctgcagaggGCAGCCtggccgcagcagcagcggcagcagcagcggcggctgcCAGTAATGGCAAGGGGCCATGGAGCTATCCGGGCATTGATCTAATGGCCACCGGGGCATTTTGGCAGAATTATTCGG AATCCCTGGCCCAGGAGCTGGAGATGGAGCGCAAGACGCGGGCGGCCAATGCCGAGCGGGATGTTAAGAGTCCGCTGTCGGAGCGGCCGACGGCTTACTACAAAAACTCCGTGCTCTTTGGTAGCGCCAACTAA
- the dac gene encoding uncharacterized protein dac isoform X3 has protein sequence MDCVTSEQSEKNNNKPSAINNNNIGIGIGIRSLEELTSGSMNTTAMLMHHQQQQQAAAAAAAAAAAAQQQQQAQQAQHNGRDGSNSSRGANDDRPNGRSSHTGRGSSCSPASSPSRHPSAVSPVSSLNHSMMQQMQQQQQQQAQQQAQQQQHHQLSPPPHGLSSGNGLPAGLPPRMPHGLPPHSLGLLNSLQMMHHASPLELMAAAHHHVPPRSYNSPPPISTSDPSANECKLVEYRGQKVAAFIISNETMLCLPQAFELFLKHLVGGLHTVYTKLKRLDIVPLVCNVEQVRILRGLGAIQPGVNRCKLLSCKDFDVLYRDCTTARCLSIKPPERPGRPPKRGPVGLSLPPTHLSQHPQLKKHRLDNGDYAYENGHISDMNRLEKSPLLANGYNPPPINHMAFMQMNAHHPGAAALMSPGMPPHGLHARPESQMLKAAAQNAGMSAANMDALARSGIWENCRAAYEDIVKHLERLREERTDERQQVMGVGSGVVDRVGNVMVGDIKPRDLSSRNCSPTRQSPVLNLSKSGGNTDHGGSNCDAGSERSDCHSVAGSPGRGGSRSLDEGSRSGGVGGVSSHVGSGGIIGVEDDEEEEENLSDENQSEVDERCLAKDEEDLSDTERDNLSTGSAAAAAAAAAAAAHQLHQHAASHHHQAVGLSHLGVGVVPQHQRGSPSSAEAAAAAALQHQRALNYSQLAAAAAAANGAAVGGGAVPNGPAGAGGGGALTPNEALMAANDAAALAGGLALGPLGIDAHAAVPASSTETLLRNIQSLLKVAADNARQQERQISYEKAELKMDVLREREVKDSLERQLVDERKLRVLYQKRFRRERKIRIRFQQQLGGGSGASKGSPNANGSGGGGSGSACSESEACGGGGSDSKCSTNNNNNNNNNNSNSSSHGGDVEAMKENDNGSEKSDKSLGSNSSCDVTAGHSAGSVSGSISAGANCPDSPTHFKREPHSDHEGSVERQHRSSAASLGAQDEEQRCGSRERDERPPSGSAAAAAAVSASASAAAVAAAAAAAEGSLAAAAAAAAAAAASNGKGPWSYPGIDLMATGAFWQNYSESLAQELEMERKTRAANAERDVKSPLSERPTAYYKNSVLFGSAN, from the exons ATGGATTGTGTGACAAGTGAACAGAGTGAAAAGAACAATAACAAGCCCAGCGCGatcaataacaacaatatCGGGATCGGTATCGGGATCAGGAGCCTAGAGGAGTTGACCAGTGGCAGTATGAACACCACGGCCATGTTGatgcaccaccagcagcagcagcaggcagccgccgcggcagctgcagcggccgcagcagcccaacagcagcagcaagctcAGCAGGCACAGCACAACGGACGCGACGGCAGCAACAGTTCCCGCGGCGCCAATGACGATCGCCCCAATGGCCGGAGCTCCCACACGGGCCGGGGATCCAGCTGCTCGCCGGCCAGCTCGCCAAGCCGTCATCCGAGCGCCGTCAGTCCCGTGAGCTCCCTCAATCACTCCATGATGcagcagatgcagcagcagcagcaacagcaggctcAGCAgcaggcccagcagcagcagcaccatcagcTCAGTCCTCCGCCGCATGGATTGTCCTCCGGTAATGGATTGCCGGCTGGACTGCCGCCGCGAATGCCCCACGGTCTGCCGCCCCATTCTCTGGGATTGCTCAACTCCCTGCAGATGATGCATCATGCCTCCCCGCTGGAACTGATGGCCGCCGCCCATCATCATGTGCCGCCAAGGTCGTACAACTCGCCGCCACCCATTTCCACCTCTGATCCCAGCGCCAACGAGTGCAAGCTGGTGGAGTATCGTGGCCAGAAGGTCGCTGCCTTCATTATCAGCAATGAGACAATGCTCTGCCTGCCGCAGGCCTTTGAGCTCTTCCTCAAGCACCTGGTTGGGGGCCTGCACACGGTATACACCAAGCTCAAGCGCCTGGACATTGTGCCGCTCGTGTGCAACGTGGAGCAGGTGCGAATCCTGCGCGGACTGGGTGCCATCCAGCCGGGCGTCAATCGCTGCAAGCTGCTCAGCTGCAAGGACTTTGATGTTCTCTACAGGGACTGCACCACAGCCAG ATGCCTATCGATCAAGCCACCAGAGAG ACCGGGTAGACCGCCCAAAAGGGGACCCGTGGGGCTTTCCCTACCGCCCACTCACCTATCGCAGCATCCGCAACTGAAAAAGCATCGCCTGGACAACGGGGATTATGCCTATGAAAATGGGCACATCAGTG ATATGAACCGCTTGGAAAAGTCACCACTCCTGGCTAATGGCTACAATCCGCCGCCCATCAATCACATGGCCTTCATGCAGATGAACGCCCACCATCCTGGAGCGGCGGCTCTCATGTCGCCGGGCATGCCGCCCCATGGCCTACACGCCCGTCCCGAAAGCCAGATGCTAAAGGCCGCCGCCCAAAATGCGGGCATGTCAGCAGCAAACATGGATGCCTTGGCGCGTTCTGGGATCTGGGAGAATTGCCGGGCAGCCTACGAGGATATTGTCAAGCATCTGGAGAGGTTGAGGGAAGAGCGAACGGACGAGCGCCAGCAGGTGATGGGCGTTGGCTCCGGGGTGGTGGATCGAGTGGGAAATGTGATGGTCGGCGATATCAAGCCCAGGGATCTAAGCTCAAGGAATT GCTCCCCCACccgccagagtcctgtgctgAATCTTAGCAAATCCGGCGGAAATACTGATCATGGCGGCAGCAATTGTGATGCGGGTAGCGAGCGTAGCGACTGCCATTCGGTGGCGGGTTCTCCGGGTCGAGGAGGATCCCGTAGCCTGGACGAGGGCAGTCGCAGTGGGGGCGTTGGTGGTGTCTCCTCGCATGTGGGCAGCGGTGGAATTATCGGGGTGgaggatgatgaggaggaggaggagaaccTCAGCGACGAGAATCAATCCGAAGTGGATGAACGTTGCCTGGCCAAAGATGAAGAAG ATTTGAGTGACACGGAACGTGATAACCTGTCCACGGGTTCGgcggcagctgcagcggctgcggcagcggcggcggctcaccagctccaccagcacGCGGCCTCGCACCACCATCAGGCGGTGGGCCTGTCACACCTGGGCGTTGGAGTGGTGCCCCAGCATCAAAGGGGCTCGCCCTCATCGGCGGAGGCAGCGGCTGCCGCCGCTCTGCAGCACCAAAGAGCCTTGAACTACTCCCAATTGGCGgcagcggctgcggcggccAATGGAGCGGCTGTGGGTGGTGGTGCGGTGCCCAATGGACCGGCTGGtgccggcggcggtggtgctTTGACCCCTAACGAGGCGCTGATGGCGGCCAACGATGCGGCCGCCTTGGCCGGAGGTCTGGCCCTGGGTCCCCTGGGCATTGATGCCCATGCTGCTGTGCCCGCCAGCTCCACGGAAACGCTGCTCAGGAATATCCAGAGTCTGCTCAAGGTGGCGGCGGATAATGCCAGGCAGCAGGAGCGTCAAATTAGCTACGAGAAAG ctgAGCTCAAGATGGACGTTCTCCGAGAGCGAGAGGTCAAGGATTCTTTAGAGCGTCAACTTGTCGATGAACGTAAACTGAGAG ttCTCTACCAAAAGCGTTTCCGACGCGAACGTAAGATACGCATTCGCTTTCAGCAGCAActtggcggcggcagcggtgcCTCCAAGGGCAGCCCCAATGCCAATGGtagcggtggcggtggctctGGATCCGCTTGCAGCGAATCCGAGGCTTGTGGGGGCGGTGGCTCTGATTCCAAATgcagcaccaacaacaacaataataataacaataacaatagcaacagcagcagccacggCGGTGATGTAGAGGCGATGAAAG AAAACGACAACGGCAGCGAAAAGTCAGACAAATCCCTGGGCTCCAATTCCTCCTGTGATGTTACCGCCGGACACTCGGCCGGTTCCGTTTCCGGTTCAATTTCCGCGGGTGCCAACTGCCCGGACTCGCCCACCCACTTCAAGCGGGAGCCACACTCCGATCACGAGGGCTCTGTGGAGCGTCAGCATCGCTCTTCGGCCGCCTCCCTGGGTGCCCAGGATGAGGAGCAACGTTGTGGCAGTCGCGAGCGAGACGAACGGCCGCCAAGCGGTtcagccgccgccgctgccgcagtttctgcatccgcatccgcagcAGCCGtggcagccgcagcagctgctgcagaggGCAGCCtggccgcagcagcagcggcagcagcagcggcggctgcCAGTAATGGCAAGGGGCCATGGAGCTATCCGGGCATTGATCTAATGGCCACCGGGGCATTTTGGCAGAATTATTCGG AATCCCTGGCCCAGGAGCTGGAGATGGAGCGCAAGACGCGGGCGGCCAATGCCGAGCGGGATGTTAAGAGTCCGCTGTCGGAGCGGCCGACGGCTTACTACAAAAACTCCGTGCTCTTTGGTAGCGCCAACTAA
- the dac gene encoding uncharacterized protein dac isoform X1 — MDCVTSEQSEKNNNKPSAINNNNIGIGIGIRSLEELTSGSMNTTAMLMHHQQQQQAAAAAAAAAAAAQQQQQAQQAQHNGRDGSNSSRGANDDRPNGRSSHTGRGSSCSPASSPSRHPSAVSPVSSLNHSMMQQMQQQQQQQAQQQAQQQQHHQLSPPPHGLSSGNGLPAGLPPRMPHGLPPHSLGLLNSLQMMHHASPLELMAAAHHHVPPRSYNSPPPISTSDPSANECKLVEYRGQKVAAFIISNETMLCLPQAFELFLKHLVGGLHTVYTKLKRLDIVPLVCNVEQVRILRGLGAIQPGVNRCKLLSCKDFDVLYRDCTTARCLSIKPPESNSLQFRSSRPGRPPKRGPVGLSLPPTHLSQHPQLKKHRLDNGDYAYENGHISDMNRLEKSPLLANGYNPPPINHMAFMQMNAHHPGAAALMSPGMPPHGLHARPESQMLKAAAQNAGMSAANMDALARSGIWENCRAAYEDIVKHLERLREERTDERQQVMGVGSGVVDRVGNVMVGDIKPRDLSSRNCSPTRQSPVLNLSKSGGNTDHGGSNCDAGSERSDCHSVAGSPGRGGSRSLDEGSRSGGVGGVSSHVGSGGIIGVEDDEEEEENLSDENQSEVDERCLAKDEEDLSDTERDNLSTGSAAAAAAAAAAAAHQLHQHAASHHHQAVGLSHLGVGVVPQHQRGSPSSAEAAAAAALQHQRALNYSQLAAAAAAANGAAVGGGAVPNGPAGAGGGGALTPNEALMAANDAAALAGGLALGPLGIDAHAAVPASSTETLLRNIQSLLKVAADNARQQERQISYEKAELKMDVLREREVKDSLERQLVDERKLRVLYQKRFRRERKIRIRFQQQLGGGSGASKGSPNANGSGGGGSGSACSESEACGGGGSDSKCSTNNNNNNNNNNSNSSSHGGDVEAMKENDNGSEKSDKSLGSNSSCDVTAGHSAGSVSGSISAGANCPDSPTHFKREPHSDHEGSVERQHRSSAASLGAQDEEQRCGSRERDERPPSGSAAAAAAVSASASAAAVAAAAAAAEGSLAAAAAAAAAAAASNGKGPWSYPGIDLMATGAFWQNYSESLAQELEMERKTRAANAERDVKSPLSERPTAYYKNSVLFGSAN, encoded by the exons ATGGATTGTGTGACAAGTGAACAGAGTGAAAAGAACAATAACAAGCCCAGCGCGatcaataacaacaatatCGGGATCGGTATCGGGATCAGGAGCCTAGAGGAGTTGACCAGTGGCAGTATGAACACCACGGCCATGTTGatgcaccaccagcagcagcagcaggcagccgccgcggcagctgcagcggccgcagcagcccaacagcagcagcaagctcAGCAGGCACAGCACAACGGACGCGACGGCAGCAACAGTTCCCGCGGCGCCAATGACGATCGCCCCAATGGCCGGAGCTCCCACACGGGCCGGGGATCCAGCTGCTCGCCGGCCAGCTCGCCAAGCCGTCATCCGAGCGCCGTCAGTCCCGTGAGCTCCCTCAATCACTCCATGATGcagcagatgcagcagcagcagcaacagcaggctcAGCAgcaggcccagcagcagcagcaccatcagcTCAGTCCTCCGCCGCATGGATTGTCCTCCGGTAATGGATTGCCGGCTGGACTGCCGCCGCGAATGCCCCACGGTCTGCCGCCCCATTCTCTGGGATTGCTCAACTCCCTGCAGATGATGCATCATGCCTCCCCGCTGGAACTGATGGCCGCCGCCCATCATCATGTGCCGCCAAGGTCGTACAACTCGCCGCCACCCATTTCCACCTCTGATCCCAGCGCCAACGAGTGCAAGCTGGTGGAGTATCGTGGCCAGAAGGTCGCTGCCTTCATTATCAGCAATGAGACAATGCTCTGCCTGCCGCAGGCCTTTGAGCTCTTCCTCAAGCACCTGGTTGGGGGCCTGCACACGGTATACACCAAGCTCAAGCGCCTGGACATTGTGCCGCTCGTGTGCAACGTGGAGCAGGTGCGAATCCTGCGCGGACTGGGTGCCATCCAGCCGGGCGTCAATCGCTGCAAGCTGCTCAGCTGCAAGGACTTTGATGTTCTCTACAGGGACTGCACCACAGCCAG ATGCCTATCGATCAAGCCACCAGAGAG TAACTCTCTGCAATTCCGCAGTTCCAGACCGGGTAGACCGCCCAAAAGGGGACCCGTGGGGCTTTCCCTACCGCCCACTCACCTATCGCAGCATCCGCAACTGAAAAAGCATCGCCTGGACAACGGGGATTATGCCTATGAAAATGGGCACATCAGTG ATATGAACCGCTTGGAAAAGTCACCACTCCTGGCTAATGGCTACAATCCGCCGCCCATCAATCACATGGCCTTCATGCAGATGAACGCCCACCATCCTGGAGCGGCGGCTCTCATGTCGCCGGGCATGCCGCCCCATGGCCTACACGCCCGTCCCGAAAGCCAGATGCTAAAGGCCGCCGCCCAAAATGCGGGCATGTCAGCAGCAAACATGGATGCCTTGGCGCGTTCTGGGATCTGGGAGAATTGCCGGGCAGCCTACGAGGATATTGTCAAGCATCTGGAGAGGTTGAGGGAAGAGCGAACGGACGAGCGCCAGCAGGTGATGGGCGTTGGCTCCGGGGTGGTGGATCGAGTGGGAAATGTGATGGTCGGCGATATCAAGCCCAGGGATCTAAGCTCAAGGAATT GCTCCCCCACccgccagagtcctgtgctgAATCTTAGCAAATCCGGCGGAAATACTGATCATGGCGGCAGCAATTGTGATGCGGGTAGCGAGCGTAGCGACTGCCATTCGGTGGCGGGTTCTCCGGGTCGAGGAGGATCCCGTAGCCTGGACGAGGGCAGTCGCAGTGGGGGCGTTGGTGGTGTCTCCTCGCATGTGGGCAGCGGTGGAATTATCGGGGTGgaggatgatgaggaggaggaggagaaccTCAGCGACGAGAATCAATCCGAAGTGGATGAACGTTGCCTGGCCAAAGATGAAGAAG ATTTGAGTGACACGGAACGTGATAACCTGTCCACGGGTTCGgcggcagctgcagcggctgcggcagcggcggcggctcaccagctccaccagcacGCGGCCTCGCACCACCATCAGGCGGTGGGCCTGTCACACCTGGGCGTTGGAGTGGTGCCCCAGCATCAAAGGGGCTCGCCCTCATCGGCGGAGGCAGCGGCTGCCGCCGCTCTGCAGCACCAAAGAGCCTTGAACTACTCCCAATTGGCGgcagcggctgcggcggccAATGGAGCGGCTGTGGGTGGTGGTGCGGTGCCCAATGGACCGGCTGGtgccggcggcggtggtgctTTGACCCCTAACGAGGCGCTGATGGCGGCCAACGATGCGGCCGCCTTGGCCGGAGGTCTGGCCCTGGGTCCCCTGGGCATTGATGCCCATGCTGCTGTGCCCGCCAGCTCCACGGAAACGCTGCTCAGGAATATCCAGAGTCTGCTCAAGGTGGCGGCGGATAATGCCAGGCAGCAGGAGCGTCAAATTAGCTACGAGAAAG ctgAGCTCAAGATGGACGTTCTCCGAGAGCGAGAGGTCAAGGATTCTTTAGAGCGTCAACTTGTCGATGAACGTAAACTGAGAG ttCTCTACCAAAAGCGTTTCCGACGCGAACGTAAGATACGCATTCGCTTTCAGCAGCAActtggcggcggcagcggtgcCTCCAAGGGCAGCCCCAATGCCAATGGtagcggtggcggtggctctGGATCCGCTTGCAGCGAATCCGAGGCTTGTGGGGGCGGTGGCTCTGATTCCAAATgcagcaccaacaacaacaataataataacaataacaatagcaacagcagcagccacggCGGTGATGTAGAGGCGATGAAAG AAAACGACAACGGCAGCGAAAAGTCAGACAAATCCCTGGGCTCCAATTCCTCCTGTGATGTTACCGCCGGACACTCGGCCGGTTCCGTTTCCGGTTCAATTTCCGCGGGTGCCAACTGCCCGGACTCGCCCACCCACTTCAAGCGGGAGCCACACTCCGATCACGAGGGCTCTGTGGAGCGTCAGCATCGCTCTTCGGCCGCCTCCCTGGGTGCCCAGGATGAGGAGCAACGTTGTGGCAGTCGCGAGCGAGACGAACGGCCGCCAAGCGGTtcagccgccgccgctgccgcagtttctgcatccgcatccgcagcAGCCGtggcagccgcagcagctgctgcagaggGCAGCCtggccgcagcagcagcggcagcagcagcggcggctgcCAGTAATGGCAAGGGGCCATGGAGCTATCCGGGCATTGATCTAATGGCCACCGGGGCATTTTGGCAGAATTATTCGG AATCCCTGGCCCAGGAGCTGGAGATGGAGCGCAAGACGCGGGCGGCCAATGCCGAGCGGGATGTTAAGAGTCCGCTGTCGGAGCGGCCGACGGCTTACTACAAAAACTCCGTGCTCTTTGGTAGCGCCAACTAA